From the Lolium rigidum isolate FL_2022 chromosome 2, APGP_CSIRO_Lrig_0.1, whole genome shotgun sequence genome, one window contains:
- the LOC124687108 gene encoding mavicyanin-like, whose translation MKITLLAVAAMAVLSSVSAATYNVGEPAGEWGFGINYGSWASSKQFIPGDSIVFKYSLQAHDVLEVSKADYDSCSAASPITTLKTGNDVVAFPATGTRYFVCGFAGHCTAGMKVVIDVVSASSPSTPSSPAPASGPSASNSPPPPSPSAATSVRVIAGLGLVVLLAGLMA comes from the coding sequence ATGAAGATCACCCTCCTTGCCGTGGCTGCCATGGCCGTCCTGAGCAGCGTGTCAGCGGCGACATACAACGTCGGCGAGCCGGCCGGCGAGTGGGGCTTCGGCATCAACTACGGCAGCTGGGCGTCCTCCAAGCAGTTCATTCCTGGTGACAGTATCGTCTTCAAGTACTCACTGCAGGCGCATGACGTGCTTGAGGTCAGCAAGGCCGACTACGACTCCTGCAGCGCTGCAAGCCCCATCACCACCCTCAAAACCGGCAACGACGTCGTCGCATTCCCCGCTACCGGCACCCGCTACTTCGTCTGCGGTTTCGCTGGCCACTGCACCGCCGGCATGAAGGTCGTCATCGACGTCGTGTcagcctcctccccgtcgacgccgtcgtcgcccgcaCCAGCCAGCGGTCCCAGCGCCAGCAACtctcccccgccgccgtcgccctccgcCGCTACCTCGGTCAGGGTCATAGCAGGCCTTGGCCTTGTTGTCCTGCTTGCCGGCCTAATGGCTTGA
- the LOC124687109 gene encoding basic blue protein-like produces MAAAMKITLLAVAAMAVLSSVSAATYNVGEPAGEWGFGINYGSWASSKQFIPGDSIVFKYSPQAHDVLEVSKADYDSCSGAIPITTLKTGNDVVALPATGTRYFICGFAGHCTAGMKVAIDVVSASSPSTPSSPAPASGPSSRNSPPPPSPSAATSVRITAGLGLMVLLAGLMA; encoded by the coding sequence ATGGCAGCTGCTATGAAGATCACCCTCCTTGCAGTGGCAGCCATGGCCGTCTTGAGCAGCGTGTCAGCGGCGACATACAACGTCGGCGAGCCGGCCGGCGAGTGGGGCTTCGGCATCAACTACGGCAGCTGGGCGTCCTCCAAGCAGTTCATCCCCGGTGACAGTATCGTCTTCAAGTACTCACCGCAGGCGCATGACGTGCTTGAGGTCAGCAAGGCCGACTACGACTCCTGCAGCGGTGCAATCCCCATCACCACCCTCAAAACCGGCAACGACGTCGTCGCACTCCCCGCTACCGGCACCCGCTACTTCATCTGCGGTTTCGCTGGCCACTGCACCGCCGGCATGAAGGTCGCCATCGACGTCGTGTCAGCCTCCTCCCCGTcaacgccgtcgtcgcccgcACCAGCTAGCGGTCCTAGCTCCAGGAACtctcccccgccgccgtcgccctccgcTGCTACCTCGGTCAGGATCACAGCAGGCCTTGGCCTCATGGTCCTGCTTGCCGGTCTCATGGCTTGA